One Aspergillus oryzae RIB40 DNA, chromosome 2 genomic window carries:
- a CDS encoding uncharacterized protein (predicted protein) has translation MKEISPIHSSPITQNPFVPSPSRLLSFFPFFLPFSFFQLPVSPRVTHFARFVNHVMIHVKGTSPEEHLIDEFDKSQKTETGMEEMIDGGRGPVARLIVTFLKAL, from the exons atgaaggagatctCCCCGATCCACTCGTCACCTATCACTCAAAACCCATTCGTACCGTCACCTTCACGcctcctctctttcttccctttttttttacctttttccttctttcaaCTTCCCGTCAGCCCCAGAGTAACACATTTCGCACGTTTTGTCAATCATGTGATGATCCACGTCAAGGGCACCAGCCCCGAGGAACACCTGATTGATGAGTT tgACAAGAGTCAGAAAACAGAaactggaatggaagagatgatTGACGGGGGAAGAGGGCCGGTGGCTCGGCTTATTGTCACGTTTCTAAAAGCCCTGTAA
- a CDS encoding uncharacterized protein (predicted protein) has protein sequence MPSRLTTPVVTVDTAKIHKVDTANAQSLHGMWMVFSKCADYMEEGRRLENLSWRLWTRETFCVEPATSNDASVLPLLRQESADMPELSASVESAASEQAERIEHHIKRPKCEIKPAVVRDDSLASLGRGKEKHITSMGLERMVLNIKEKKDLEPISSAMATVSPPVVDITPRPSTPTPTPPSESTARRTPSPSPSFPVIQQPNHSTESCSTTAPDCNDSDAANANASDTSVSSSGILPSRCELIKSPSIIRGFSPSLISSSYRSQPRMAAEPSPAKASAQLKPTPFKKKGGMFTLGGSSGDDDESSFEDRMVLRGPHRSSLSDELSKSGTMQPSPKKKVTSFKEHDGTIKPVKEPSGDNDEDAIESEDEVDESAIEDEDSDWEDSITESGRSSLDERDMFQRVDSRPNLVSRRSLLTMMMHQPTKMGAPTRSSPALQRSRLTSPNGPSIPASPPEDDEDNLTMRGPGVPRSKPIVMKPTPQSVAHSPRTTRRNMLATELTESLRRHLLWERQQKSATANAFLKRRHTAHDMANLQEYPNPKGAQKGQGVGVSNPGADKDKDMAKTASFNQYTDFGPWEYHAKGW, from the exons ATGCCTTCACGTTTAACTACTCCTGTCGTCACGGTGGACACGGCGAAGATCCACAAGGTGGACACGGCCAATGCGCAAAGCCTTCATGGAATGTGGATGG TCTTTTCGAAATGTGCAGATTACATGGAAGAGGGCCGTCGTCTTGAAAACCTAAGCTGGAGACTATGGACACGTGAGACTTTCTGTGTGGAGCCGGCGACATCGAACGATGCCTCGGTTTTGCCACTGCTTCGTCAGGAGTCTGCAGACATGCCAGAACTTTCTGCCAGTGTTGAATCTGCTGCGTCTGAGCAAGCTGAGAGAATTGAGCACCATATCAAACGCCCTAAGTGTGAGATCAAGCCTGCCGTTGTGCGTGACGATTCTTTGGCAAGTCTTGGCcgcggaaaagaaaagcataTCACATCAATGGGTCTGGAACGCATGGTACTTAAcatcaaagagaagaaggacctcGAACCTATCTCTTCCGCAATGGCTACAGTCTCGCCCCCTGTCGTTGATATTACGCCTCGGCCATCTACTCCAACCCCTACCCCTCCCTCTGAGTCAACTGCGAGACGAACACCCTCGCCGTCTCCGTCATTTCCTGTCATTCAGCAGCCGAATCACTCTACAGAGTCTTGTTCGACCACTGCACCAGATTGCAACGACAGTGATGCTGCTAATGCCAATGCCTCCGATACTAGCGTGTCTTCCTCCGGTATTCTTCCATCCCGATGCGAGTTGATCAAGTCTCCCAGCATTATCCGTGGCTTCTCGCCTTCTCTGATCTCGTCGTCTTATCGATCGCAGCCTAGAATGGCAGCTGAACCCAGCCCCGCAAAGGCTTCCGCACAACTAAAGCCGACACCCTTCAAAAAGAAGGGTGGAATGTTTACATTGGGCGGTTCTTCaggtgatgacgatgagagCTCTTTTGAGGACCGCATGGTTTTGCGTGGTCCCCATCGTAGTTCTCTCTCCGACGAATTATCCAAGTCTGGAACTATGCAACCTAGTCCTAAAAAGAAGGTCACTTCGTTCAAGGAACATGATGGCACGATAAAGCCTGTCAAGGAGCCCTCTGGAgacaatgatgaagatgctaTCGAGAGCGAGGACGAGGTTGACGAGAGTGCtattgaagatgaggatTCTGACTGGGAGGACTCTATCACAGAGAGCGGACGCTCGAGTCTCGATGAGAGAGACATGTTCCAGCGGGTCGATTCAAGGCCTAACCTTGTCTCGCGACGCTCCCtcttgacaatgatgatgcatCAGCCAACTAAAATGGGAGCTCCTACGCGCTCCAGTCCAGCCTTGCAACGGTCGCGTTTGACATCACCAAACGGCCCATCCATCCCCGCCTCGCCGcctgaagacgatgaggataACTTGACGATGCGTGGCCCAGGTGTCCCTCGATCGAAGCCCATAGTCATGAAACCTACTCCGCAGTCAGTCGCTCACTCGCCGAGGACCACGCGACGGAACATGCTTGCCACCGAACTCACGGAGTCACTCCGACGCCATTTACTTTGGGAACGACAGCAGAAGAGTGCGACTGCCAATGCCTTCCTCAAGCGACGACACACTGCACATGACATGGCAAACTTGCAGGAATATCCCAATCCTAAGGGGGCACAAAAGGGACAGGGTGTTGGCGTGTCCAACCCCGGTGcagacaaggacaaggatatgGCGAAGACAGCTTCTTTCAATCAATATACTGACTTTGGTCCGTGGGAGTACCACGCTAAGGGTTGGTAA